A stretch of Bradyrhizobium sp. AZCC 2262 DNA encodes these proteins:
- the hflK gene encoding FtsH protease activity modulator HflK produces MPWKNQGGGPWGQGPKGPWGGGPQSVGPRPPDLEDLLRRGQDKLQQLLPGGHFSGMGIALVLVGALAIWGLSGFFRVQSEELGVVLRFGKHVRTVDPGLNYHLPYPIESVLLPKALRVSTISIGMTLIDDPARRGRTMRDVPEESLMLTGDENIVDVDFTVLWRIKPNGVGNFLFNIQNPEGTVKAVAESAMREVIGRSMIQPILTGARNTTEQAVQELMQKTLDNYGSGVQITQVQMQKVDPPTQVIDAFRDVQAARADFERLQNEAQTYANRVVPDARGRAAQILQVAEGYKEQAVAEAKGQSARFQKVYDEYKKAPDVTRQRIYLETMEKILGGSEKLVYDGGNSAQSIVPYLPLSELTPRRPPPTTGQQQGGTR; encoded by the coding sequence ATGCCGTGGAAGAATCAAGGCGGAGGCCCATGGGGCCAGGGTCCCAAGGGACCATGGGGCGGCGGTCCGCAATCGGTCGGGCCAAGGCCCCCCGATCTGGAGGACCTTCTGCGGCGCGGCCAGGACAAGCTGCAGCAGCTTCTGCCGGGCGGCCATTTCAGCGGCATGGGCATCGCGCTGGTGCTGGTGGGCGCGCTGGCGATCTGGGGATTGTCCGGATTCTTCCGCGTGCAGTCGGAAGAACTCGGCGTCGTGCTGCGCTTCGGCAAGCACGTGCGCACCGTTGACCCCGGCCTGAACTATCATCTGCCCTATCCGATCGAAAGCGTGCTGCTGCCGAAGGCGCTGCGCGTTTCCACCATCTCGATTGGCATGACGCTGATCGACGATCCGGCGCGGCGCGGCCGCACCATGCGGGACGTGCCGGAAGAAAGCCTGATGCTGACCGGCGACGAAAACATCGTCGACGTCGACTTCACCGTGCTGTGGCGGATCAAGCCGAACGGCGTCGGCAATTTCCTGTTCAACATCCAGAATCCCGAAGGCACCGTGAAGGCGGTGGCCGAAAGCGCGATGCGCGAGGTGATCGGGCGTTCCATGATCCAGCCGATCCTCACCGGCGCCCGCAATACGACCGAGCAGGCCGTCCAGGAGTTGATGCAGAAGACGCTGGATAATTACGGCTCCGGCGTTCAGATCACGCAGGTGCAGATGCAGAAGGTCGACCCGCCCACGCAGGTCATCGACGCGTTCCGCGACGTGCAGGCCGCGCGCGCCGATTTCGAGCGGCTGCAGAACGAGGCGCAGACCTATGCCAACCGCGTCGTTCCCGACGCACGCGGGCGCGCCGCGCAGATCCTGCAGGTGGCCGAAGGCTACAAGGAACAGGCGGTCGCCGAGGCCAAGGGCCAGAGCGCGCGCTTCCAGAAGGTTTACGACGAATACAAGAAGGCGCCCGACGTGACGCGGCAGCGAATTTATCTCGAGACGATGGAAAAGATTCTCGGCGGGTCCGAGAAACTGGTCTATGACGGCGGCAACTCCGCACAGAGCATCGTGCCGTATCTGCCGCTCAGCGAATTGACGCCGCGCCGGCCGCCGCCGACGACTGGTCAGCAGCAGGGAGGCACCCGATGA
- the hflC gene encoding protease modulator HflC, whose protein sequence is MRSPVAGIVTLVALFVVAIVFYSSIFTVSQTEQALVVRLGRPVDVVSEPGLNFKAPFIDTVISIDKRILDLENPSQEVIASDQKRLVVDAFARYRIKNPLRFYQSIGSIQAANIQLTTLLNASLRRVLGEVTFINVVRDERENLMTRIREQLDREADQYGIQVVDVRIRRADLPEQNSLAVYKRMQTEREREAQEFRAQGGQKAQEIRSKADREATVIIADANSTAEQTRGVGDAERNRLFAEAYGRDPEFFAFYRSMSAYETGLRSSDTRFLLRPDSEFFRFFANPSGHAPAAAAPKP, encoded by the coding sequence ATGAGGTCTCCGGTTGCAGGTATTGTCACCCTGGTCGCGCTGTTTGTCGTGGCGATCGTGTTCTACAGTTCGATCTTCACGGTGTCGCAGACCGAACAGGCGCTCGTGGTCCGGCTCGGCCGGCCGGTTGACGTCGTGTCGGAACCGGGCCTGAACTTCAAGGCGCCGTTCATCGACACCGTCATCAGCATCGACAAGCGGATCCTCGATCTGGAAAATCCGTCGCAGGAAGTCATCGCTTCCGACCAGAAGCGGCTCGTCGTCGACGCCTTCGCCCGCTACCGGATCAAGAACCCGCTGCGCTTCTATCAGAGCATCGGCTCGATCCAGGCCGCCAACATCCAGCTCACCACGCTATTGAACGCGTCGCTGCGCCGCGTGCTGGGCGAGGTCACCTTCATCAATGTGGTGCGCGACGAACGCGAGAACCTGATGACGCGCATCCGCGAGCAGCTCGACCGGGAGGCCGATCAGTACGGCATTCAGGTGGTCGACGTGCGTATCCGCCGCGCCGACCTGCCGGAGCAGAACAGCCTGGCGGTCTACAAGCGCATGCAGACCGAACGTGAGCGCGAGGCTCAGGAGTTCCGCGCCCAGGGCGGCCAGAAGGCACAGGAGATCCGCTCCAAGGCCGATCGCGAAGCGACCGTCATCATCGCCGATGCCAATTCGACCGCCGAGCAGACCCGCGGCGTCGGCGACGCCGAACGCAACCGGCTGTTCGCCGAGGCCTATGGCAGGGATCCGGAGTTCTTCGCCTTCTACCGTTCGATGTCGGCCTACGAGACCGGGCTTCGTTCCAGCGACACCCGCTTCCTGCTGCGGCCGGACTCCGAGTTCTTCCGCTTCTTCGCCAATCCGTCCGGCCATGCGCCGGCGGCCGCAGCGCCGAAGCCGTAA
- a CDS encoding DUF2065 domain-containing protein, with protein sequence MRSIAFTDFLIGVGILFVLEGLMFAASPAWMRRAMKSALATPDNVLRIVGIVSAVVGLVLIWFVRR encoded by the coding sequence ATGAGGTCCATAGCGTTCACCGACTTCCTCATCGGTGTGGGCATCCTCTTTGTGCTCGAAGGCCTGATGTTCGCCGCCAGCCCGGCCTGGATGCGCCGGGCGATGAAGAGCGCGCTGGCAACACCCGACAATGTCCTGCGGATCGTCGGCATCGTTTCGGCGGTCGTAGGTCTGGTCCTGATCTGGTTCGTGCGGCGGTAG
- a CDS encoding Do family serine endopeptidase, with the protein MTGAKPALSRRLRLMGIAISLSAASLLATVPASARGPDGIADIAEKVIDSVVNISTSQSVEAKGGGKEAMPQLPPGSPFEEFFDDFFKNRRGGSPKGGERSEMQPPRKTNSLGSGFIIDAEGVVVTNNHVVADADEINVIMNDGTKIKAELVGVDKKTDIAVLKFKPVKPLVAVKFGDSDKLRLGEWVIAIGNPFSLGGSVTAGIVSARNRDISQGPYDNYIQTDASINRGNSGGPLFNLEGEVVGVNTLIISPTGGSIGLGFAVPSKTVAGVVDQLRQFGELRRGWLGVRIQQVTDEIAESLNIKPARGALVAGVDDKGPAKPAGIEPGDVVVKFDGKDVKDPKDLSRVVADTAVGKEVDVVVIRKGKEENRKVTLGRLEDTEKVQQAAAKTKEDPAEKPVTQKALGLDLAALSKDLRTKYKIKDSVKGVIVTGVDGNSDAAEKRLSAGDVIVEVAQEAVANAADIKKRVDQLKKDGKKSVLLLVSNGEGELRFVALSVQ; encoded by the coding sequence ATGACCGGTGCTAAACCCGCCTTGAGCCGCCGCCTGCGCCTGATGGGGATTGCGATCTCGCTCAGTGCCGCCAGCTTGCTGGCCACGGTGCCGGCCAGCGCGCGCGGGCCGGACGGCATCGCCGACATCGCCGAGAAGGTGATCGATTCCGTCGTCAATATCTCGACCTCGCAGAGCGTGGAGGCCAAGGGCGGCGGCAAGGAAGCGATGCCGCAATTGCCGCCGGGCTCGCCGTTCGAGGAGTTCTTCGACGACTTCTTCAAGAACCGCCGCGGCGGAAGCCCTAAGGGCGGCGAGCGGAGCGAGATGCAGCCGCCGCGCAAAACCAATTCGCTCGGCTCCGGCTTCATCATCGATGCCGAGGGCGTCGTCGTCACCAACAATCACGTCGTCGCCGATGCCGACGAGATCAACGTGATCATGAACGACGGCACCAAGATCAAGGCCGAACTGGTCGGCGTCGACAAGAAGACCGACATCGCGGTGTTGAAGTTCAAGCCGGTGAAGCCGCTGGTCGCGGTGAAGTTCGGTGATTCCGACAAGCTGCGGCTCGGCGAATGGGTGATCGCGATCGGCAACCCGTTCAGCCTCGGCGGCTCGGTCACGGCCGGCATCGTCTCGGCGCGCAACCGCGACATCAGCCAGGGACCGTACGACAACTACATCCAGACCGACGCCTCCATCAACCGCGGCAATTCCGGCGGACCGCTGTTCAACCTCGAAGGCGAGGTTGTCGGCGTCAACACGCTGATCATTTCGCCGACCGGCGGTTCGATCGGCCTCGGCTTCGCGGTGCCCTCGAAGACGGTGGCGGGCGTGGTCGATCAGCTCCGGCAGTTCGGCGAACTGCGCCGCGGCTGGCTCGGCGTCCGCATTCAGCAGGTCACCGACGAGATCGCTGAAAGCCTCAACATCAAGCCGGCGCGCGGCGCACTGGTCGCCGGCGTCGACGACAAGGGCCCGGCCAAGCCCGCCGGCATCGAGCCCGGCGACGTCGTCGTCAAGTTCGACGGCAAGGACGTCAAGGACCCGAAGGATCTCTCCCGCGTCGTCGCCGACACCGCGGTCGGCAAGGAAGTCGACGTGGTAGTCATCCGCAAGGGCAAGGAGGAAAACCGCAAGGTCACGCTCGGCCGCCTCGAGGATACCGAAAAGGTGCAGCAGGCCGCCGCCAAGACCAAGGAAGATCCTGCCGAGAAGCCGGTGACGCAAAAGGCGCTTGGCCTCGATCTTGCCGCGCTGAGCAAGGACCTGCGCACCAAGTACAAGATCAAGGACAGCGTCAAGGGCGTGATCGTCACCGGTGTCGATGGCAACTCCGACGCCGCCGAAAAGCGGCTCTCCGCCGGCGACGTCATCGTCGAGGTGGCGCAGGAAGCCGTCGCCAACGCGGCCGACATCAAGAAGCGCGTCGATCAGCTCAAGAAGGACGGCAAGAAGTCGGTGCTGCTGCTGGTCTCGAACGGCGAGGGCGAGTTGCGGTTCGTGGCGCTGAGCGTGCAGTAG
- a CDS encoding restriction endonuclease: MSQPKTVDRGVSFIKFVLGLLRAHPDGMRPRDIYAEIESKQPLDDFDKETMKGSGLPRWRATLHFHSVAATKAGLLVKSDGRWRVTDEGQRFVTLTDYELKRLMRSRYREWRWSHQKGKPDAGIANAVDETAPLDTSVLFEDAKEKAREEIDTYLDTLSGYEFQNLVAALLEGMGYATSTVSKPGSDGGTDILAYTDPLGAQTPHIRVQVKHRDQTASREDVAALRGIIRGDREIGLFVSSGGFVGREESWIFRLD, encoded by the coding sequence ATGAGCCAACCTAAGACGGTTGATCGTGGCGTTTCATTTATCAAATTCGTACTCGGACTTCTAAGGGCTCACCCCGACGGCATGCGCCCACGCGACATCTACGCAGAGATCGAATCAAAGCAGCCCCTGGATGATTTCGACAAGGAGACGATGAAGGGCTCTGGGCTGCCCCGGTGGCGAGCCACCCTGCATTTCCATTCTGTTGCGGCGACGAAGGCTGGATTGCTGGTCAAGTCGGACGGACGATGGCGGGTGACCGACGAAGGCCAGAGGTTCGTGACCCTGACGGATTACGAACTCAAGCGGCTGATGCGGTCCCGCTACCGCGAATGGCGTTGGAGCCACCAGAAGGGCAAGCCGGACGCCGGAATTGCAAACGCCGTCGACGAAACGGCGCCACTCGACACTTCGGTTTTGTTCGAGGATGCCAAGGAGAAGGCTCGCGAAGAAATCGACACCTATCTCGACACCCTCTCGGGCTACGAATTTCAGAACCTGGTGGCGGCGCTGCTTGAAGGGATGGGATACGCCACAAGCACCGTTTCAAAACCGGGCTCGGATGGCGGGACGGATATCCTTGCCTATACCGATCCGCTGGGCGCGCAGACGCCGCATATCCGGGTTCAGGTGAAGCATCGGGACCAGACCGCTTCGCGTGAAGACGTCGCGGCACTTCGCGGCATCATCCGCGGCGACCGGGAAATCGGACTGTTTGTTTCTTCCGGCGGCTTCGTCGGCCGTGAAGAATCCTGGATTTTCAGGCTGGATTGA
- the serB gene encoding phosphoserine phosphatase SerB yields the protein MSLVATLICNPANPALDTTIVDGALAVLPSPGSAQWLFDEVAVDIPFDYQVKSPDDIKAIETRLQAARGDFPIDIVVQPVAFRRKKLFLADMDSTMIGQECIDELADFAGLKAHVAGITERAMRGEIEFEPALRERVALLKDLPVSVVDEVLAKRITPTPGGRELVMTMRANGAYTCLISGGFTLFTNAVAAMIGFQENRANQLRVENGKLTGEVVEPIVGRAAKLSTLIELTESFDLDDIDTLVTGDGANDLGMIQAAGLGVAYHAKPAVAAAAAARIDHGDLTALLYAQGYRREEFVGG from the coding sequence ATGTCCCTCGTCGCCACCTTGATCTGCAACCCGGCCAATCCCGCGCTCGACACCACCATCGTCGACGGTGCGCTGGCCGTTCTCCCCTCGCCCGGATCAGCGCAATGGCTGTTCGACGAGGTCGCAGTCGACATTCCCTTCGACTATCAGGTCAAGAGCCCGGATGACATCAAGGCGATCGAAACCCGCCTGCAAGCGGCGCGCGGCGATTTCCCGATCGACATTGTCGTGCAGCCTGTCGCTTTCAGGCGCAAGAAGCTTTTTCTGGCCGACATGGACTCCACCATGATCGGCCAGGAGTGCATCGACGAGCTGGCCGATTTTGCCGGGCTGAAGGCGCATGTTGCTGGAATCACCGAACGGGCCATGCGCGGCGAAATCGAATTCGAGCCGGCGCTGCGCGAGCGCGTCGCGCTCTTGAAGGATCTGCCGGTCAGCGTGGTCGACGAGGTGCTGGCCAAACGCATCACGCCGACGCCGGGAGGCCGCGAGCTGGTCATGACCATGCGCGCCAACGGTGCTTACACCTGCCTTATCTCGGGCGGCTTCACGCTGTTCACCAATGCGGTCGCCGCGATGATCGGCTTCCAGGAGAACCGCGCCAACCAGCTCAGGGTCGAGAACGGCAAGCTGACCGGCGAAGTCGTCGAGCCGATCGTCGGCCGCGCCGCCAAGCTTTCCACCCTGATCGAGCTCACGGAAAGTTTCGACCTCGACGACATCGATACGCTGGTGACCGGTGACGGCGCCAACGACCTCGGCATGATCCAGGCTGCGGGGCTCGGCGTCGCCTATCACGCCAAGCCGGCGGTCGCGGCGGCTGCCGCGGCGCGGATCGACCATGGCGACCTCACCGCGCTGCTGTACGCGCAGGGGTATCGGCGCGAGGAGTTTGTGGGAGGATAG
- the miaA gene encoding tRNA (adenosine(37)-N6)-dimethylallyltransferase MiaA: MQAYQLDLSKTVLIAGPTASGKSALALELAQKTGGVVINTDSMQVYRDLRIITARPTVAEEALVPHRLYGHVDASVNFSAGAWVSDAASVLAEARAEKRLPIFIGGSGLYFKALTRGLSAVPPIPAEVRDAVRARLESDGVEALHAELMRCDPVSAERLKPRDRTRIARALEVVKATGRALPDWHREGLPPLLPRSEFTALFLAPERDQLYARIDARFDAMLDSGALEEVAALAARKLDSLLPAMKAHGVPALIRYLRGEITREEAAEIGRADTRHYAKRQFTWFRHQLPEFEWVKPQATRGWVEGSVP; this comes from the coding sequence ATGCAGGCGTATCAGCTAGATTTGAGCAAGACCGTGCTTATCGCAGGGCCGACCGCCAGCGGCAAGTCGGCCCTGGCGCTCGAGTTGGCGCAAAAGACCGGCGGGGTCGTCATCAATACCGATTCCATGCAGGTCTATCGCGATCTCCGCATCATCACGGCGCGGCCGACGGTGGCGGAGGAGGCGTTGGTTCCGCACCGGCTCTATGGGCATGTGGATGCATCGGTCAATTTCTCGGCCGGCGCCTGGGTGTCGGACGCTGCCAGCGTGCTGGCGGAGGCGCGCGCGGAAAAGCGTCTGCCGATCTTCATCGGCGGGTCCGGCCTGTACTTCAAGGCATTGACGCGCGGCCTTTCTGCGGTGCCGCCGATCCCGGCCGAGGTGCGCGATGCCGTTCGCGCGCGGCTGGAAAGCGACGGTGTCGAAGCCTTGCATGCCGAATTGATGCGGTGCGATCCCGTGTCAGCCGAACGCCTGAAGCCGCGCGACCGCACGCGCATCGCCCGTGCGCTGGAGGTCGTGAAGGCCACCGGCCGCGCGTTGCCGGACTGGCATCGCGAAGGCCTGCCGCCGCTGCTGCCTCGGAGCGAATTCACCGCGTTGTTTCTCGCGCCTGAACGCGACCAGCTTTACGCGCGGATCGATGCGCGGTTCGACGCGATGCTGGATTCAGGTGCGCTGGAGGAGGTCGCGGCGCTGGCCGCGCGAAAACTCGATTCCCTGCTGCCGGCGATGAAGGCCCATGGCGTGCCCGCCTTGATCCGCTACCTCCGCGGCGAGATCACGCGTGAAGAGGCCGCCGAAATCGGCCGCGCCGATACCCGCCATTACGCCAAGCGGCAATTCACCTGGTTCCGGCACCAACTGCCCGAGTTCGAGTGGGTGAAGCCGCAAGCGACGAGGGGGTGGGTGGAGGGTAGCGTTCCATGA
- a CDS encoding type II toxin-antitoxin system HigB family toxin: MAMNKALQVFWKRYPQAEIPLGTWYQIVSKGEWSGPADLKRAFGNNVDFVGDNRAIFDIGGNKYRLVVHFSYKFKTALIKFVGTHEEYDGIDAAV, from the coding sequence ATGGCTATGAACAAGGCACTTCAGGTCTTTTGGAAGCGATACCCTCAGGCCGAGATACCGCTCGGCACCTGGTATCAAATCGTTTCCAAAGGCGAGTGGAGTGGGCCGGCAGACCTGAAGAGAGCGTTCGGAAATAATGTGGACTTTGTCGGAGACAACAGGGCCATCTTCGATATCGGCGGGAACAAGTATCGCCTTGTCGTCCATTTTTCCTACAAGTTCAAAACCGCCCTCATCAAGTTTGTCGGTACGCATGAAGAGTATGACGGCATAGATGCGGCGGTGTGA
- a CDS encoding helix-turn-helix domain-containing protein, with amino-acid sequence MMDVKPLHNERDYDWAISEVSRYFESEPEPGTADGDRFEVLSTLIKAYEDKHFATKHGDPVDVLHFAIESMGRSQAELAGLIGRNRASEILNRVRPLTLDMIRAISQEWNLPIEALAARYDLAPTYA; translated from the coding sequence ATGATGGATGTAAAGCCTCTCCACAATGAACGGGATTACGACTGGGCGATCAGCGAAGTATCCCGTTATTTCGAATCCGAACCCGAGCCCGGCACTGCCGATGGCGATCGTTTCGAGGTTCTATCTACCCTCATCAAGGCGTACGAAGACAAGCACTTCGCAACGAAGCATGGCGATCCCGTCGACGTTCTGCATTTTGCGATCGAATCCATGGGCAGGTCGCAAGCGGAATTGGCGGGCTTGATTGGCCGAAATCGCGCATCCGAAATATTGAATCGCGTCCGCCCCTTAACACTGGATATGATCCGCGCCATTAGCCAGGAATGGAATCTTCCAATCGAGGCCTTGGCAGCTCGGTATGATTTGGCCCCGACCTACGCTTAG
- a CDS encoding acetolactate synthase 3 large subunit produces MTDNSHDPNQMTGAAMIVRALIDHGVEHLFGYPGGAVLPIYDEIFQQSEVEHILVRHEQGAGHAAEGYARSTGKPGVVLVTSGPGATNMVTPLTDALMDSIPLVCITGQVPTHLIGNDAFQECDTVGITRPCTKHNWLVRDVNDLAKVLHEAFYVATTGRPGPVLVDVPKDVQFAVGTYHPPRKDDVHVSYTPRVKGDAAQIRKAVALLASAKRPVIYSGGGVINAGPEASKLLRELVEVTGFPITSTLMGLGAYPATGKNWLGMLGMHGTYEANMTMHGCDVMLCVGARFDDRITGRVDAFSPGSKKIHIDIDPSSINKNIHVDVPIIGDAGNVLGDLLQVFKAEAKKPDIKAWWQEIATWRARNSLAYKKSNDVILPQHAIQKLFEVTRGHDTYITTEVGQHQMWAAQFFGFEEPHRWMTSGGLGTMGYGLPAALGVQVAHPDSLVIDIAGDASVQMTMQEMSTAVQYELPIKIFILNNQYMGMVRQWQQLLHGNRLSHSYSEALPDFVKLADAFGCVGLQAIKPGDLDGALKEMIKVKRPVLFDCRVAALENCFPMIPSGKAHNEMLLPVEATDEATAAAFAGGKALV; encoded by the coding sequence ATGACCGACAACAGCCACGATCCGAACCAGATGACCGGCGCCGCGATGATCGTGCGTGCGCTCATCGATCATGGCGTCGAGCACCTGTTCGGCTATCCCGGCGGCGCGGTGCTTCCGATCTATGACGAAATTTTCCAGCAGAGCGAGGTCGAGCACATCCTGGTGCGCCACGAGCAGGGCGCCGGCCATGCCGCCGAAGGCTATGCGCGCTCGACCGGCAAGCCGGGCGTGGTGCTGGTGACGTCGGGTCCCGGCGCCACCAACATGGTGACGCCGCTGACGGACGCGCTGATGGATTCGATTCCGCTAGTCTGCATCACCGGGCAGGTGCCGACGCACTTGATCGGCAATGATGCGTTCCAGGAATGCGACACGGTCGGCATCACCCGTCCCTGCACCAAGCACAACTGGCTGGTGCGCGACGTCAATGATCTCGCAAAAGTGCTGCACGAGGCGTTCTATGTCGCGACCACGGGCCGTCCCGGACCCGTGCTGGTCGACGTGCCCAAAGACGTGCAGTTCGCGGTCGGCACCTATCATCCGCCGCGCAAGGACGACGTGCACGTTTCCTACACGCCGCGGGTGAAGGGCGATGCCGCGCAGATCCGAAAAGCCGTGGCGCTGTTGGCTTCCGCGAAGCGGCCGGTGATCTATTCCGGCGGCGGCGTCATCAATGCCGGGCCGGAGGCGTCAAAGCTGTTGCGCGAGCTGGTCGAGGTCACGGGATTCCCGATCACCTCGACCCTGATGGGCCTCGGGGCCTATCCGGCGACGGGCAAGAACTGGCTCGGCATGCTCGGCATGCACGGCACCTACGAGGCCAACATGACGATGCATGGTTGCGACGTCATGTTGTGTGTCGGTGCGCGCTTCGACGACCGCATCACCGGGCGCGTCGATGCGTTCTCGCCGGGCTCGAAGAAGATCCACATCGACATCGATCCGTCCTCGATCAACAAGAACATTCATGTCGATGTGCCGATCATCGGCGACGCCGGCAATGTGCTGGGCGACCTGCTGCAGGTGTTCAAGGCGGAGGCGAAGAAGCCCGACATCAAGGCTTGGTGGCAGGAGATTGCCACCTGGCGCGCGCGCAATTCGCTCGCCTACAAGAAGAGCAACGACGTCATCCTGCCGCAGCATGCCATCCAGAAGCTGTTCGAGGTGACGCGCGGCCATGACACCTACATCACGACCGAAGTCGGTCAGCACCAGATGTGGGCGGCGCAGTTCTTCGGGTTCGAGGAGCCGCACCGCTGGATGACGTCGGGCGGTCTCGGCACCATGGGCTACGGCCTGCCGGCCGCGCTCGGCGTGCAGGTCGCGCATCCCGACAGCCTCGTGATCGATATCGCGGGCGATGCCTCGGTGCAGATGACAATGCAGGAGATGTCGACTGCGGTTCAGTATGAGCTGCCGATCAAGATCTTCATCCTGAACAACCAGTACATGGGCATGGTGCGGCAGTGGCAGCAGCTCCTGCATGGCAACCGGCTGTCGCATTCCTATTCCGAAGCGCTGCCGGATTTCGTCAAGCTGGCGGACGCCTTCGGCTGCGTCGGCCTGCAGGCGATCAAGCCCGGTGATCTCGACGGCGCGCTCAAGGAGATGATCAAGGTCAAGCGCCCGGTGCTGTTCGATTGCCGCGTCGCCGCGCTGGAAAATTGCTTCCCGATGATTCCGTCCGGCAAGGCGCACAACGAAATGCTGCTGCCGGTGGAGGCCACCGACGAAGCCACCGCCGCGGCGTTTGCCGGCGGCAAGGCGCTGGTGTGA
- a CDS encoding threonine dehydratase: MFDLRELERAHQIVGQAVPPTPAHAWPLLSERLGASVVVKHENHTPIGAFKVRGGLVYLDRLKRERPNTPGIISATRGNHGQSLAFAAGRHGVPAVIYVPQGNSVEKNRAMRAFGAELVEHGEDFQAAAEEAQRHAQFAGLHMVPSFHPDLVLGVATYALELLRAAPDLDVLYVPIGQGSGICGCIMARDLLGRRTEIVGVQSTEAPSYALSFAAGTVVTTETSNTLADGMATRVPVPEALAIIRNGASRIVQVTDDEVAAAVCAYWTDTHNLAEGAGAAALAAALQEKAKLTGKRVGLILSGGNIDFDLFRKWIGTDITATAQRAMA; this comes from the coding sequence ATGTTTGACCTCAGGGAGCTCGAACGCGCGCATCAGATCGTGGGACAGGCAGTGCCGCCGACGCCGGCGCATGCCTGGCCGCTGCTAAGCGAGCGGCTCGGGGCGAGCGTTGTGGTCAAGCATGAGAACCACACGCCGATCGGCGCCTTCAAGGTGCGCGGCGGGCTGGTCTATCTCGACCGGCTGAAGCGGGAGCGGCCGAACACGCCCGGGATCATTTCCGCCACGCGCGGCAATCACGGGCAGAGCCTCGCCTTCGCGGCCGGCCGCCACGGCGTTCCGGCCGTGATTTATGTGCCGCAGGGCAATTCGGTGGAGAAGAACCGCGCCATGCGCGCGTTCGGCGCTGAACTGGTCGAGCATGGCGAGGACTTTCAGGCGGCAGCCGAAGAAGCCCAGCGCCACGCCCAGTTTGCCGGCCTTCATATGGTGCCGTCGTTCCATCCCGATCTCGTGCTTGGCGTTGCGACCTATGCGCTCGAATTGCTGCGCGCCGCACCTGATCTCGACGTGCTCTATGTGCCGATCGGGCAGGGCTCCGGCATCTGCGGCTGCATCATGGCGCGCGATCTGCTTGGGCGCAGAACCGAAATCGTCGGCGTGCAGTCGACCGAAGCGCCATCCTACGCACTTTCGTTTGCGGCGGGCACGGTCGTGACGACAGAGACCAGCAACACGCTGGCCGACGGCATGGCCACCCGCGTTCCCGTTCCCGAGGCGCTCGCGATCATTCGCAACGGCGCCTCGCGCATCGTGCAGGTCACGGACGACGAAGTCGCCGCGGCGGTGTGCGCCTACTGGACCGACACGCACAATCTCGCCGAAGGCGCCGGCGCGGCTGCGCTCGCCGCCGCGCTACAGGAGAAGGCAAAACTCACCGGCAAGCGCGTCGGCCTGATCCTGAGCGGCGGCAATATCGATTTCGATCTGTTCCGAAAATGGATCGGGACGGACATCACTGCTACCGCCCAACGGGCGATGGCGTGA
- the ilvN gene encoding acetolactate synthase small subunit, which yields MNQPASAYFLEERHDPNETHTLSVLVQNEPGVLARVIGLFSGRGYNIESLTVSETESQKHLSRITIVTTGTPMVIEQIKHQLDRMVPVYRVVDMTITGRSIERELAMVKVCGRGDSRVEALRLADAFRARVIDATTESFVFEITGNSSKISQFIDLMRPLGLVEVSRTGVAAIGRGPEGM from the coding sequence ATGAACCAGCCCGCATCCGCCTACTTCCTGGAAGAGCGCCACGATCCCAATGAGACGCACACGCTCTCGGTGCTGGTGCAGAACGAGCCGGGCGTGCTCGCGCGCGTGATCGGCCTGTTCTCCGGCCGCGGCTACAACATCGAGAGTCTCACAGTGTCGGAAACCGAGAGCCAGAAACATCTCTCGCGCATCACCATCGTTACCACGGGCACGCCGATGGTGATCGAGCAGATCAAGCATCAGCTCGACCGCATGGTTCCGGTGTACCGCGTCGTCGACATGACGATCACCGGCCGCTCGATCGAGCGGGAACTCGCCATGGTGAAGGTGTGTGGCCGCGGTGACAGCCGGGTCGAGGCGCTGCGGCTGGCGGATGCGTTCCGCGCCCGCGTGATCGACGCCACGACAGAGAGTTTTGTGTTCGAGATCACAGGCAATTCTTCCAAAATCAGTCAATTCATCGATCTGATGCGCCCGCTCGGCCTTGTCGAAGTGTCGCGCACCGGCGTTGCCGCGATCGGGCGTGGGCCTGAGGGGATGTGA